A single region of the Triticum dicoccoides isolate Atlit2015 ecotype Zavitan chromosome 2B, WEW_v2.0, whole genome shotgun sequence genome encodes:
- the LOC119363365 gene encoding probable mixed-linked glucan synthase 8: MVSPATSGGRGGNAGLADPLLATNDDSDGARHVFGAKAKYWAPADEKEMTASRECSGEDGRPLLYRTFKVKGFLVNTYRFLNLARLTAVIVFFAWRVQHPDSDAMWLWWISVVGDFWFGLSWWLNQVPKLNPTICIPTIPLLRQQFDLPDGGSNLPVLDVFISTVDPVEEPMLHTMNSILSILATDYPVDKYATYLSDDGGSLLHYDGLVETAKFAALWVPFCRKHHVEPRAPESYFGMKIRPYTGNLPEEFLDDHRRLRREYEEFKTRLDALFTVIPQRSEAHGREDAKGGGKATWMADGTQWPGTWTEPAEGHRKGDHAGIIQFMLSQPSSEPQLGEPASSDDGPLDFSAVDVRLPMLVYVSREKRPGYDHQKKAGALNVQLRVSALLSNAPFIINFDCDHYINNSQAFRAAMCFMMDRRDGDNVAFVQFPQRFDDVDPTDRYANHNRMFFDATMLGMNGIQGPSYVGTGSMFRRVALYGADPPRWRPDDVKVLENPNKFGKSMTFINSIPVAANQERSVMSPVSLDEPATTELADVMTCAYEDGTEWGDGVGWVYDMATEDAVTGFRLHRTGWRSMYCDMEPPAFCGTAPINMTERMYQILRWSGGSLEVFFSRFCPLLAGRRLHPMQRVAYTNMTFYPLSALFVVCYHLLPLMWVFNGRFYIQKPYPTYVMYVLIIIISNEVIGMVEIVWAGLTLLDWFRNEQFYMICATGVYPTAVLHVVLRSLGLKGISFKMTAKQLATGARERFAELYDVQWAPLLIPTLVVIAVNVVAIGAAVGKAITWGWSAGQVVEAASGLMFNVWILLMFYPFALGVIGRWGKKPYVLFAMFVAAFAAIAAVYVAVQAALAGNLPYFQLGHWSIGGAVSLPSRRV; encoded by the exons ATGGTTTCGCCGGCGACCAGCGGTGGCCGTGGCGGCAATGCGGGCCTCGCCGACCCGCTGCTTGCGACGAACGACGACAGCGACGGAGCACGGCATGTGTTCGGCGCCAAGGCGAAGTACTGGGCTCCCGCCGACGAGAAGGAGATGACGGCGTCACGGGAGTGCAGCGGCGAGGACGGCCGGCCGCTGTTGTACCGCACGTTTAAAGTCAAGGGCTTCCTTGTGAACACCTACAG GTTCTTGAACTTGGCCAGACTTACGGCGGTCATCGTGTTTTTCGCATGGCGTGTGCAGCACCCAGATTCCGACGCAATGTGGCTGTGGTGGATCTCGGTCGTCGGAGATTTCTGGTTCGGCCTGAGCTGGTGGCTAAACCAGGTCCCGAAGCTCAACCCCACCATATGCATCCCCACGATCCCCCTCCTGAGACAGCAGTTCGACCTGCCCGACGGCGGCTCCAACCTGCCCGTCCTGGACGTGTTCATCAGCACCGTCGACCCTGTGGAGGAGCCCATGCTCCACACCATGAACTCCATCCTCTCCATCCTCGCCACCGACTACCCGGTCGACAAGTACGCCACGTACCTCTCGGACGACGGCGGATCGCTGCTCCACTACGACGGGCTGGTCGAGACCGCCAAGTTCGCCGCCCTGTGGGTTCCGTTCTGCCGGAAGCATCACGTTGAACCAAGGGCGCCGGAGAGCTACTTCGGGATGAAGATCCGCCCGTACACGGGGAATCTGCCCGAAGAGTTCCTCGATGACCATAGGCGTTTGCGGAGGGAGTACGAGGAGTTCAAGACGCGCCTGGACGCACTGTTCACTGTCATCCCGCAACGGTCAGAGGCGCACGGCCGTGAAGACGCCAAAGGAGGAGGGAAGGCGACTTGGATGGCGGACGGGACACAGTGGCCTGGCACATGGACTGAGCCGGCTGAAGGTCACCGGAAAGGAGATCACGCTGGAATTATTCAG TTTATGCTGTCCCAGCCAAGCAGCGAGCCTCAGCTCGGCGAGCCAGCAAGCTCCGACGACGGTCCGCTGGATTTCAGCGCCGTCGACGTGCGGCTGCCGATGCTGGTGTACGTGTCCCGGGAGAAGCGCCCGGGCTATGACCACCAGAAGAAGGCAGGCGCGCTGAACGTGCAGCTGCGCGTCTCCGCTCTGCTCTCCAACGCGCCCTTCATCATCAACTTCGACTGCGACCACTACATCAACAACTCCCAGGCCTTCCGCGCCGCCATGTGCTTCATGATGGACCGGCGCGACGGCGACAACGTCGCCTTCGTCCAGTTCCCGCAGCGCTTCGACGACGTCGACCCCACGGACCGGTACGCCAACCACAACCGCATGTTCTTCGACGCCACCATGCTTGGCATGAACGGCATCCAGGGGCCCTCCTACGTCGGCACCGGCAGCATGTTCCGCCGCGTCGCGCTCTACGGCGCCGACCCGCCTCGGTGGCGCCCGGACGACGTCAAGGTGCTGGAGAACCCCAACAAATTCGGCAAGTCGATGACGTTCATCAACTCCATACCGGTGGCCGCGAACCAGGAACGGTCCGTCATGTCGCCGGTGTCGCTTGACGAGCCGGCAACGACGGAGCTGGCCGACGTCATGACGTGCGCGTACGAGGACGGGACGGAGTGGGGCGATGGCGTCGGGTGGGTGTACGACATGGCGACGGAGGACGCGGTGACCGGCTTCCGGCTGCATCGGACGGGGTGGCGGTCCATGTACTGCGACATGGAGCCCCCCGCGTTCTGCGGCACGGCCCCGATCAACATGACGGAGCGCATGTACCAGATCCTGCGCTGGTCGGGGGGCTCCTTGGAGGTGTTCTTCTCCCGTTTCTGCCCGCTCCTCGCCGGCCGTCGGCTCCACCCCATGCAGCGCGTCGCCTACACCAACATGACGTTCTACCCGCTCTCGGCGCTCTTCGTCGTCTGCTACCACCTCTTGCCGCTGATGTGGGTCTTCAACGGCCGGTTCTACATCCAGAAGCCCTACCCGACGTACGTGATgtacgtcctcatcatcatcatctccaaCGAGGTGATCGGCATGGTGGAGATCGTGTGGGCGGGGCTCACGTTGCTCGACTGGTTCCGCAACGAGCAGTTCTACATGATCTGCGCGACGGGCGTGTACCCGACGGCGGTGCTGCACGTCGTGCTCAGGTCCCTCGGCCTGAAAGGCATATCCTTCAAGATGACGGCGAAGCAGCTGGCCACCGGCGCGAGGGAGAGGTTCGCCGAGCTGTACGACGTGCAGTGGGCGCCGCTGCTGATACCCACACTGGTGGTGATCGCCGTGAACGTGGTTGCCATCGGCGCGGCGGTGGGGAAGGCGATCACCTGGGGCTGGTCGGCCGGGCAGGTCGTCGAGGCGGCCAGCGGGCTCATGTTCAACGTGTGGATCCTGCTCATGTTCTACCCGTTCGCGCTCGGGGTTATTGGGCGCTGGGGCAAGAAGCCCTATGTCCTCTTCGCCATGTTTGTGGCCGCGTTCGCTGCCATTGCGGCGGTGTATGTCGCCGTCCAGGCGGCGCTCGCTGGCAACCTGCCGTACTTCCAGCTGGGACACTGGTCGATCGGCGGTGCCGTTTCTCTGCCAAGCCGGCGGGTTTAG